The genome window TAAATTTTCACCATATTAATTTATATTCAGACCCCACAACACAGGAAGAAACTCTTATTGTATTAAGTGATGTTGCCAAAATGAAACTTCGTTTATGAAAAAAATTTTGATAAAAGAGCTCTTTTACTATTCTAAAGCGTTAATGATATGTACGATTTAAAAGCGACAATTGCTAATTACAATCCTACAGTGGAGAAATTAAAATCTAAATTTCGCTACTGGCATATAGAAGCTTTATTAAACCAAGCAGCAGATCTAGTTGAAAAGTGTATTCAAGAATTAAAAGAATATAATGCTCTTAATTACGCATTCAATCAACTGCTTATCGAAATAGAAGTAGAAGAAAAAGCCCTTGAGCTTGACAGGGTTCGTTTGGAAGATGGTTACTTTAATCGGGAAGAAAGACTTGCTGATATGAAATTAACTTTCTTTGATAAGTCTATAAAAGATTTTGATATGTCTCTTGCCGAGGCACAAAAGCTTCATAATTATCAGACTAATGAGGGTCAGGGTGCTGCCGGTTGGACACGAGCTGGTCAAAATTTGAATGAGAAGGAAATTGAGTATTATTCAAGGGTTGTTGAAGAAGATTTAATCATGTTACAACGAAAATGGGCTAGGCATGAAGTCGATTATAATATTCAATCCTTCCGAGATCGTTATGATGCCCTAGAAAAGAAAAAGAGTTTTGTAGCCGAGGGTATGCCGTTTGCTATAGACAGACAGAGAGATGAGGTTGCAAAAAGAGTGTCTAGAAATTACGTAGATGCATTAGATCGTTCTAAGGTCACTGAACAAGGTTTAGAAATAATATACGGTTATAACGAAAAAATTCCTACAGATAATTTTGATAATAAACCTACTGATCAACTTGTCACATCTCTGGCGATCTGGATTCGTAACGCAATTGAATTTATTGTAGCTTATCAACAAAGGGAGCAAGGGTTCACACGAGTTGTTTCGGTTCGCTCATTGCTAAGCAACCAAGAATGGATAGATCTTGAAAAACATGATGTTCTTTTGCGTATTCCTACATACTATTTTGAAAACCATGACAATGTAAGAATACGTGGTATAGGAGCGTCGATTGTCGGTAATGCAGGTAAGATTCCTTGGACCATTAAAATTAAAGTTCCAAACAGTGCGCTTTACACCAGAGAATTAAACGAGATTAGAGTCGATCAATCAGATCTACCAATGTGTTTGTTAGGTCGTGTAGAGAATCGATCATCTCCCAATCCAATTGAGATATGTGGTATGACTTCGTTAATAAACTCAAGCCCTATAGGAATAGATCCAATGGAACATGTAGATAATAAAAGTAAGTGGTTAATAAAAATTAATGACTCTGCTAATCACAATGAGAAATTTAGTGATATTGACGACATACTTTTAGAACTTATTTTGGTGGGCATACCTAAAAATTAAATTTATTTCATCATGAATAAAGGTCTTCGTGCTACAATCGGTACACATGATATAAGTGGGGGATTTGTAAATTTGTCAAACCCTCATAATAATATTGGTACAGGGGTTGCTGATGCAATTGAAATAATAAAAGAATATAATTCAATGCTAAGAGATATTTCAGAAGTTGGTCGCTTGGTAGAATTGACTAATTTGAAAAATTATTTGGAGCAACGTTTGCCAAGCGGACAGGAAGCGCAACTGTACGTCAGTGATTTCCAAGTTGGTAAGGGTTTTAATGAAGTTAGAGTAATAGCGGTCAATCAGTATAGTATCGTAAATGATGATAAAGTTACATTACAACGTCCAATGATAATTAAATTAATTGGTAAAGCTGATAATTTTTCAACGCATCAAAGTATTCGTGCCCGACCTACTAGCATTTCTATGAGTAATGAAGTGAACTCTTTTAATTCACCTCAACAACAAAAAACTAATAGTCGAGAAGATGGAATAAGAATTGAGCCAAGGCGCATTGATCATATGGGTAAGGCAGAGCGAGATTTTTATGAGCATCCTGATCGCCGAATAGCATGAGTTAAGATCAGGATGGCAATGACTTGATACATAAATCACTAAATATGAAGATTAAACTATGTGTAAATAATAGGGGGAGCTACCTAATATACATTAGTTGTAAAGGTCATCTTCAATGTAATACAGATTAACACAGTAAGGATGGAAACACTGGTTGAAATACCCGTTCGAAGAAAAGACAACGAAAATTCTTTTTGTTATTCGAGTCAAGATCGCTCCCGAGCCATTTTATGAACCAATTCGACACCACTCTTATGTGGACTTATCTGCCTGTAATTTAGGAAATTACGAGTCGATCAAACTCGTTGAATGTACTAATTATTTAAATAGCGCTGAGTTCTCGTAAAGTAAAAATTGAGCCTCATGGCACATGCTTGATTGTCGACAAGCCCCCCGCTCGCTGCCTATCAATAACCGGACTACCCGAGTACGTTATTACGCTGACACCGTCTGCCGAGGCCGACAAATTTTCGGTTACATCCACGGTAGCATGACTGGCACCGTTCAGTGTCAAATCGGCTTTGGCAATGCGTAGCTGTTCGGCATAAACACGACTCGCTCCGTCTAGTTGGAAGTCAGCCTTCTGCGCTTTCCCCCGAAGCGTTACCGACGAAGCCGCCTGTAGCCTGACGGTGAGTTGCTGCACGTCGAGATCGGCCGTTAGTCGGCTGGCTTCGTTGAGCGAGACGGTAAGCTGATCCGCGACAACCGGTACGTCTGCGGTAATCGTGCAGGCAGTGTTGGCCTGAATCGACCGCAAGGCAGCCCGGTGAATGGTTACCGTAACGGGTTTGGTGTCGTTGAATTTGGCCTTGCGTGACAGACCAATGCGCAGTTCACCGCTATTAACGGCAATTTCTACGTAGGGCAAGACATTGTCTTCGCCTTCGAGAACCACCGTTCCGGGCGCTCCTTCGGCAATGTGTACCTTTATCGTAAAGTCGACCAGTAACCGGTCGTAGCTGGCTACCGTGCGGGTTTCCTCGATGGTTTTTCCGCTACCAACGATACCGCCACTGGTACGCTGGGCGAGCAAAGGCGCGCTGAAAAGCAGCAGGCTCAGTAACAGCAGGACGCGAGTGTTTTTCATAACAGCACTGGTTTTAACTTACTTTTTTTTGACAATGGGTTGACTGGCAGATAGTACCGAAACTGCTTTGTCCAGCACCACGTCCTTACCGCTGATCAGACTTTGCACGGTAGGCGCGACCAGCACGTCAGGGATCACCCCCACCCCAACGAAGTCGGTTCCATCGGCATAGGTGTCGCGTTTGGTACAGATGCGGGCCGAACCACCACCGGGCAGGGAAAACGACATAGGCTGACCGGTGGACCCAGTCGACGGCTCCCCAATAATGGGAATCCGGGTTGACTTTAACTGACGAATGATAATGAGGAAATCTTCGGCCGCCGACCCCGTGTTGTTGCCCGCCAGCACGACCACCGGCGCGCGTAGTCGGGGTTCACGAACAGAATTGTCGAAGGTCATCGTATCGCCTTTGTACCAGAAGTCGCCTTTGGCCGTTTTCAGTGCCCGCTGGTAAAAATCGCTTTTAGCCTCGGCCGAATCCAGTTTTTGCGTAGCGTAGTAGTTGCCCCAGGCTTTGAAGGCAGCCCGGTGTTCCCGCGTACGCCAGACCGACCCGACCAGCTTTTTCTCGTCGGTGAAATACTTCAGAATTTCGGCCCCGATACCCGTATCGCCACCACCGTTCTGCCGGATATCCAGGATTATCCCTTTAGCCGTCTGTAACTGGGGCAGCATCGCCTTGAATTCATTGACAATGGCTTCCCGGCCAAAGCTATTCAGTTCAACACGCGCGATACCATTGGGTAGCATCGTCAGCCGCGACAGTTGCCATTTGGCCGGGCTACTGCCATCGCCCAGTATCGCCTGCGACCCGTCGCGCTCGCGCTGGGAAAACAACCGCGAGTTAAACGAGATGACCTTTCCAGCCGGTGTTCGGAACGTCATGGGGTAAACCGTCGACGTATCCGTCGTGGCGCTCCATATATTCGTCAGCGCCGTATTCCATTTTTCATGGTCAGTCGACGCTGAGATATAGGGAATTACCTCCGTAGTCAGATACGACTGAACCGGCTGGTTGTTGACGGTCAGTAATTCGGAACCGATCGGTACGCTGTCCGACAAACCTTTCAGCACACGGGCGACATACGGTTTTTTGTCGATCAAAACAAATCGGAGCGGCACATAGGTCGAGTAGGTGTAGAGCGATTGGGGGGCGTTGATATTGGTATGCCCGTCTTTCAGGAGCGCGCAGAAGCGTGCGAGGGTTCGGTAGTAGTCGTAGGTGGTTTTGGTCGCCAGCACCTGCGGAATGAAGGCGTGGTAGGCGCTGTCCCAGTTGATGTGGGCTTTGTCGAAGTAAGCGAAGTTGTAGCTCGCTTCGGACCAGAATTTCGACAGACCAGCGATCTTGTCGGTATCCGACAGGTTGGCGGTACGACTCTGTGCGCTGGAAGACAACCAGCTCATACACAGGAACAAAGGCACTAGAAACAAGGAACTAGTTTTCATCGGTAGGCAGAATTTATGGTAGTTAACGGGCGCGGTTTTCTTCGTCGGCGCTTCCGGAAGTGCGGTTGGTCCGCGTAAAGGTCGAGCGGCCGAAGGCGTACGTAAATCGAATAGATAGCTGGCGGCTGTTGCGCTTCTGTAGCGTCCAGACGTCCAGGTTCTGGAACTGCCCATAGAACAGCTCCCGGTAGGTGTTCAACAGGTCGCTGGCGTTGAGTTGCAGGTTACCCGCTCCGCCCAGCACGCTTTTCTGTAACCCCAGCGACAGGCTTCCGTTGGAGGCCACAGTATAGATGTAATCGACGGTGGGCGAACTGTAGTAGTAGCTCAGATCGATTGTATAGCCTTTCCCCACCGTAAACGTGTGCCGGCCATCCAGGTAACAGCTCCACGCCTGCGAATCGATCTGCCCACCAGTCGGGTAAGCCGAGCGCGTCTGGGCGTACTGCACCTGCGCGTAATGCTGCGTCTTCCACCAGGGGGTCAGGGCGTGGGTAACGGCCACGTCGAACCAGGCCCGTTGCTGGGTGTTGAGGTTTACCCGCGTGTATCGAACGATTTTGGTCCGATCGTCCTGAATCGGTAATTGCACAAACACGTCCTTGTCCAGCCGGTAGTTCAGGCTAACCGTAATGGCGCGGTGGGTGTAGGTCAGGTCGGCGGTGTTGTTGGTGACGGGTAGCAGGAAGGGATTGCCTTCGGTATACATGTACGGATCGACGTACAGCGTAAAGGGATTCAGCTCCCAGAACGCCGGGCGACGCATTTTGCGGGTAAAGCCGGCCGACAGTACGTTGGCTTCGCTTAGTTTCCACTGCACATTCAGACTCGGTAACCAGCGGAAATAGCGCCGATTGATGACCTCATTTAGGGTCAGTGAGTTGCCCGTCGAACGGGTATCTTCAACACGTAGACCGGTGTTAAACTCGACCTTTCCAATCGTCCCGCTCCATTGCCCGTAGGCAGCCAGGATCGTCTCGTCGTACAAAAAGCGGTTGCTGCGCGACGGGTCGAAGACGAAGCCGGTAGCCGCCAGTGTGTCGTAGCGCAGGTCGCTGTCAGTCGTTGTCCAGGTCAGTTTGGTACCCGCTTCCAGCTTACCGGCCTTGCCCAGCGAATGGCTGTAATCCGTACGAAACGAACGAATGTAAATCGTACTGGGAAACTGCCCGGTCATGACCATCGGCGACCGCACAGCATTTCCTTCCGGCGTCAGGTAGTCGTTTCGAAAGTCCTGACTCTTCTGCGTCGCATACGACGCATAGTCCAGAAAAGCAGTTAGTTGGTCACCCCTGGCGTTGATGGTGCCTTTGTAGTTCAGATCGAGCGCCACGCTTTGATTGCGCCCTTGGGTTACGTTGAGCGTTTGCAGTAACTGCGTGTTAATCGTGTTGGCACTATAGTCCTGCTGCTGATTCAAGTTAGTCAGCCGGTCGATATTAGCGGTGCGGTTGCCTTTAACCAGCAGCCCGAACTGGTGCGCTGAATTAGGGGTAAAGTCAGCAGAGAACTGATAGGTCAGCGGCATAGCCGTTCGCTTGTACCACGAATCGGTCACAAATTCCGTTCGTGTGGTATCGCTTCGCACCACCCGATGTCCCAACCCCAGCAGGTAGTTGTTGTTGATGCTGTAGCCCAGTCGCCCGTAGTACGACCACTGCCGGGTTTTGTAGGTTGCACTGCCGCCCAGCTCTCCCCCGCTGTAGCGTTGATTTTGCAGGAAGCCACTGTACAGACTTCCTTTCCAGCCCAGCGTCTTGTCGCGTTTGAGTTTGATGTTGATCACCGCCCGCGTTTCGCCGTCAAACTGAGCCGAGGCATTGTTGATCACCTCGATCTGTTCGATATCGGATGCGGCCAACCCCCGCAGCTCTTCGGCCGTCAGCGGTAACTGCTTTCCTTCGATGTAAACGACTGGCGCGTATTGCCCCTTGACCGATATACTGCCATCCTGACTGACGATCAGCCCCGGTGCGCGCCGGAGCACGTCAAGCGCGTTAGTAGCAGTCTTAAAAAACGAGTTGGTTACGTTGAGTATCAGTTTACCCATCGACCGCTCAACCACGGGCCGCTCTCCTTTTACGGTCACTTCGTTCAGATTCCGGCTGTCGGCGCTAAGCTGCACACGCCCGACATCAACGAGCGATTCTACCGTTTCGACCGTATGCCGTTGACTAAAAAAGGGTCGATAGCCAAGCGCCGTAACCCGTAGGAGGTAGACGCCGGCGGACAGCTGTTGCAGCGTGAAGTGACCGGTGGAGTCAGCGATACCGCCTTTCACGAACGACGAATCGGCCGGTTGCAGCAGCGCGACGGTTGCGTATTCAACGGGTTGCTGGCGTTCGTTCAGGACAACCCCCGTCAGGCTACCCACCTGCCCTATGCAGCGCAGGGTGATCAACCAGAAGAGAGCGATAACCAATAGCGTTTTCATGATCTATGTCGTGCATTGTATCGCACAACCCAGACAGATCAAGCCGCATACCACAAAGTTAATTCATTCATTTACAACCCCTTCCCAAAAATGTCCAATGTGAAACTGTTCGAAAACGAGCACGTATCGTTCGGATACGAACAGGCTCAGTCGGTGCGCAGGGCGCGTGCCGGGTTGGTTCGGGCGGCTCGCAACGTATGCACCAGCACGGTTAGCAGCGTCGTTATCGTCACCAGCAGCAACCCCATTAGCAGCAGGTCGGGCGTGAACGCGATGTGGCTTTCGTATCGGCTTAGCCACTGATTCATCACCCACCAGACCACCGGCGTGGCCAGCCCGAACGCAATAGCCAGCAGGAGGGCAAATTCCCGCAAGAAAAGCCAGACGATGGCTCCTTCCGACGCACCCACCGCTTTCCGAATGGCAATCTCCCGCGTCCGGCGGCTGGTCAGAAAGATGACCAGGCCCAGCAAACCAACGGAGCCGATCCCGATGGCTACCCCTGCGGCTAGCTGTACGAACCGAAGTTGCTGGGCTTCCTCCGCGTAGAAATCCGTCATGATCACGTCCAGGTGTACCTCACCGTAGATATTGTTCGGGAAGTAGCGCTCCCAGACGGTCTGTACGCGGGCCATAATCGCGGCCTTCCGACCGGTTGCCAATCGTAGATGACAACTGCTAAAGCTGTGGTGATTGGTGAACAGCACCGTGGGTAGAATTGGACTTTTGAAACCACTTTGCCGCCAGTCACCTACCACCCCAATAATTGGCTTGGTAAGCGTGTCTCTGTACGGAATCGTCAACAGCTTACCAATCACTTGCTCCGGCGATGAGAAGCCCAGCATCCGAACGGCGGTTTCGTTAAGCAAAAAGCCACTGACCGTGTCGCGGTTCGGTAACTGTTGTCCGGCTAGCAGTTTGATGGCATAAATCGGTACATAGGCCGAATCAACGACCATCGTCACTAGTTGGTATGGCTCCACGGCCGGACGATCCGCGAATCGAACTGGGTACGTATTAATCGTACCACCAATGGGGGCCTTACTGCTATAACTGACAGCCTCAACCCCGTCGATTTGCAGCAATGCCCGCCGGAATTGAACGAGGTCCTGATTACCGTTCTGGTATACCGGAAAAGTGACGCGCTGGTCGGCATCAAAACCAGCGTCGGCCTGCAGCCAGAACGCCAACTGCCGGCTCATGACGATGACCGCTGTGACAAACGCCATGTTGATCGCCAGTTGCCCAATCACCAGCAGCCGACGCAGGGGCAAACCCTGAATCTGCTGCTGTGTGGCCTGTCCATTCAGCACCAGTACCGGTTTGAAGCCCGCCAGCACCAGCCCAGGGTACGTGCCCGCCAGCCCGGTAACCAGCCCGACCAGCATCAGCAGAAACCCCCAGTCGATCAGGTCCAGCCCGAACGGTACCGGCGTCTGCGTCCATTGCCGCAGAATGGGCAGAAACGAATAGGCCAATACGATCGCCATACCCGCGGCCAGGCTGGCAATCAGTGCCGTCTCGGTCAGGAACTGCCAGAATACGCGTCGACGCGTAGCCCCGATGACGCGCCGAACGCCAATTTCACGGCCCCGGCGCAGGGCCTGCGCGGTGGCCATATTGATGAAGTTGACACAGGCCGTCAGCAGGAGAAGCCCCCGATGGCGGCTAACACTAGCAGCACATCGCCCCGAATACCGGTATAGTAGTTAGGAGCGGTATGCTGGGCGGTCAACGGGAGCACCCGGTACTGGTATGTATTCAGACTAGCCGGATGCCGCTTCCGGTGGAAGGAAACCAGTTGCCGCTCCAGCCTGGTCACAGACTCGGCGGTTGGCAGCAACACCCAGCACTGCGTCGGTGAGCTGATGCCAGCCCACTGATCCAGCGCTGTTCCGCTGTGAGCGTAATACTCCAGCGTTTTGTAGGAAACAAACAGTTCGTAGGGTTGGTCGGTATTGTCCGGCAGGTCAGCCAGTAGACCGGTGATGGTCAATTCCAGCCGGTTGTTCATGCACAGGCGCCGACCGATGGGATTGCCCACACCAAAGTACTTACGCGCCAGCCGCTTCGTCACGACGGCGGTAAACGGCTGGCGCAACGACGTATCGGGCGACCCGCTCAGCCAGGTATAGTCCAGGATGCGAAAGTAATCCGGCTCGACATACGCCATCGTCCGGGCTTCGGTGAACTTGTCGGTTAGTTGGCCGGCCCGGCTTTCTACCTGAATCAACCGATACTCCTGCCCAATGACCATCGCCACCGCCGTCAGCCAGGGCATATCCTGACGCAAGGCAGGCCCGACGGGCGTCGGAATCCCCGATGAGTAGCTTACCGTGCGCTCATGCAGTTCGGTTACCAGCCGTACGACGCGGTCGGTCTGTCGGTGGTACCGGTCGACGCTTTGATGAAACCGGATGTACCAGAACAACAGCAGGCAACTACCAATGGCCAGCGCCAGACTCACCGTATTCAGGGCCACGTAAGCCGGATGCCGGCGCAGCGTACCGAACGCGTATCGAAAGCCAGTCATGCGCATCAGTCCATCAGTTGTCCGTCGAGCATCCGCACGATCCGGTGGGCATACAGCGCATCCAGTTCGGAGTGGGTGACCATAATGATTGTTGTGCCAGCCTCGTTGATGTCCGTCAGCAGGCGCATAACAGCTTCCCGGTTTACCGAGTCGAGATTACCCGTCGGCTCGTCGGCCAGCAGCAACGACGGCCCGACGGCCAGCGCCCGGGCGATGGCGGTTCGTTGCTGCTGGCCGCCCGACAACTGAGCCGGGCGGTGGTGTCGGCGGTGCATCAGCCGCAACTGCTCAAGCAGGTCGGTCACGCGCCGGCTCCGTTCCTGGCTGGCCACCCCTGCATACACCAACGGCAGCTCTACGTTTTCGTAAATACTCAATTCATCGATCAGGTTGAAGCGCTGAAAAATGATGCCGATATGCCGATGCCGAAATTGGTCTTTCTGCCGCTCAGACAGCCGCGTTACATCCGTCTGGTTAAACACGTATTGCCCGTCATCAATATCATCGAGCAACCCCAATAGATTCAGCAGGGTCGATTTACCGCAGCCCGACGGCCCCATAATCGCCACAAACTCCCCCGCCTGAACCACCAGCGATAGATTCATTAACACCGCCGTTTCGTGCGCGGCCGACGGGTACGTTTTCTGGATGTGGCGCAGTTCGATCACGGCAAGTCGGGCAACGTCGCTGGATGTTGTATCTTTCCAGTCAAATATAGATGCTTTCGACCAACGCTCAAGCCGGTGCCCGTCGGTTCGGTTGTGGCCTGAGCAGCGGGCTATGTGGTTTCCTATGGCAGTACAGTTACTTAAAAAAGCGTCGGTGCTGGTGGTGGATGACGACACGGATGTGCTGACGTCGATGGCCATGCTGCTGCGTCCCGAAGTCCGGGTTGTTCAGACCGAAAAGAACCCGGAACGACTACCGGCGCTGCTCCGGCAGGAGACCTTCGACCTGGTTCTGCTCGACATGAATTACCACCGGTCAGTCAACACCAGCAACGAAGGGCTTTACTGGCTTCAGCAACTGCGTACGCTGGCTCCGGCATCGGCGGTGGTGTTGATTACCGCCTATGCCGACATTAACCTGGCCATCCGGGGCCTGAAAGACGGAGCCGCCGACTTCGTTGTCAAACCCTGGCGCAACGATAAACTACTGGCGTCGCTGGACGAGGCCCTGACCCGACGCCAGCTCACCAACAAATCGCACCGTCAGTTGCCTAAACCGGCGGTATCACCCCTACTCGGCGAGTCGACGACCATGCAGACGCTGCGCCGTACTATCGAGAAGATCGCGCCCACCGATGCCAACGTGCTGATTCTGGGCGAGAACGGTACGGGCAAGGATGTCGTTGCCCGGCTGATTCATGCCCAGTCGATGCGGGCCAGTCAGCCATTCGTTGGCGTCGATTTGGGGGCACTGAGCGAGCCGCTGCTGGAATCCGAGTTGTTTGGCTACGTGAAAGGCGCCTTCACCGACGCCCGGCAGGATCGGGCGGGGCGGTTTGAAGCGGCAGCGGGCGGCACGCTCTTTCTGGATGAAATCGGTAATCTGTCTCTGCCCGGACAGACCAAGCTGCTGACGGCCCTGCAACAGCGACAGATCACGCGGCTGGGTAGTCACACGCCGATTCCGGTCGACGTGCGGGTGGTGTCGGCGACCAATGCGCCTATTCAGCACCTCGTACAGACCGACCGGTTCCGGAAAGATCTGGTCTACCGCCTGAACACCATCGAGCTGACATTGCCCCCCCTGCGCGAACGCGGAGACGACGTTCGGTTGCTGGCGGCACATTTCCTCGAACAGTACGCGACCAAATACGGGAAACCTACCCCCCGACTGGAAGGGCGAGCCCTGGCACGGCTGCTAAACTACCGGTTTCCAGGCAACGTCCGGGAGCTTCAGCATACGATGGAGCGGGCCGTTGTTATGAGCGAATCCGAGGTGCTGACCGCCGAGGATCTAGTGTTTTCATCGGTCGAAACAACCCTGACTGCCGGGCCGGAAACAACCCGGCTAGCGGAACTGGAGAAAGGAACGATTCAGAAGGTCGTCGACAAACATCACGGCAACATCACCAAGGCCGCCAAAGAGCTGGGTATCACCCGAATGGCGCTGTACCGGCGGCTGGGCAAATACGATTTGTGAGATGAACACGTCTGATTTCGCCCTCCCCTGCGCGCGAGTTTACTGCTGCTTACCCTGACCGGACTGGCCTACGCCCTGGTGACCCGGCAACCCGTTTACTGGCTGCCGGCATTACTGGTTGGGGGTGGACAGGTTGGGGAGCTGATGTATTACCTGAACCGACAGAACCGGGAGCTAACCGACTTTCTGGACGCGCTCCGCTGCCAGGATTTTTCGAGTAATCTGAGCGCCATTCACGCGCCGACTTCCGTTCGACAGGCGCGGCAGTTACTGAATCAGATCAATCAGACGTTCAGCGCCCTGACCCGCGAGAAAGAAGCCCAGCATTTGTATTTGCAGAACGTGCTGGCGCTGGTAAACACAGGCATCCTGTCGTATCGCGACGATGATCTGACGGTGGGCTGGATGAACGAATCCCTAAAACGATTCCTTCAGGTGCCTTACGTCAAAACGCTGGAAGGGGTCCGACGTCGTAATCCGGCCCTGCACGCGCAGTTGCTGTCGCTACGACCGGGGGAAAACAAGGTGTTCAAAATGGGCGCTCAGGCCGTACTATTGTCTGCTACAGCCTTCACGGATGAGACCGGCCGGTGGCGGCTGATTGCCTTTCAGCCCATGAGCGAAGCGCTGGAGGCAAATGAAGCGCTGGCCTACCAGAAAATTCTGCGGGTGCTCAACCACGAAATTATGAACTCGATTGCGCCCATTGCGTCGCTAGCGGAAACGCTGCACCAACGGCTGCATACGGAACAGGGCACAGTCGATGAGCTACGGACGGGCATTGGCATTATCCGCGCGCGCAGCGAGGGTTTACTCCAGTTTTCGCAGACCTATCGGAACCTGAGTAAATTCTCTGCTGCGTCGCTTCAGCCGGTGCGTATCATCGACCTAATCGAAGCCGTACTGACGCTGTTCGATCCTACCCTCACTCAACGCGGCATCGACCCGGACGTCATCGTACCCGACATGGACCTGATCGTACTGGCCGACCCGGTGTTGATCGAGCAGGTACTCATTAACCTGCTTACCAACGCGCTGGACGCGCTGCGTAATCAGCCTACCCCAACACTAGCCATCACCGCAGCGCGCAACGACGATAACCGCCCGCTGGTTTCCGTAACAGACAACGGGCCGGGTATTCCCGACGACCTGATCGACGAGATTTTTATCCCCTTTTTCACGACCAAACAGCACGGCAGTGGCATCGGCCTCAGTTTGTCGCGTCAGATCATGCAGTTGCACCGGGGCAGTATTCAACTGCAATCAACAATTGGACAGGGCAGCACCTTCAGCTTATTATTTAGTGCAGTATAGTCAGCCCAAGATAACCAAGTTCAATCTGAAGCCTTTCATTGAACGATTCAATCAAGACTGTAATTTGTATTCAATAGAGAAATAATTGATT of Spirosoma rhododendri contains these proteins:
- a CDS encoding head GIN domain-containing protein; the protein is MKNTRVLLLLSLLLFSAPLLAQRTSGGIVGSGKTIEETRTVASYDRLLVDFTIKVHIAEGAPGTVVLEGEDNVLPYVEIAVNSGELRIGLSRKAKFNDTKPVTVTIHRAALRSIQANTACTITADVPVVADQLTVSLNEASRLTADLDVQQLTVRLQAASSVTLRGKAQKADFQLDGASRVYAEQLRIAKADLTLNGASHATVDVTENLSASADGVSVITYSGSPVIDRQRAGGLSTIKHVP
- a CDS encoding S41 family peptidase, with the protein product MKTSSLFLVPLFLCMSWLSSSAQSRTANLSDTDKIAGLSKFWSEASYNFAYFDKAHINWDSAYHAFIPQVLATKTTYDYYRTLARFCALLKDGHTNINAPQSLYTYSTYVPLRFVLIDKKPYVARVLKGLSDSVPIGSELLTVNNQPVQSYLTTEVIPYISASTDHEKWNTALTNIWSATTDTSTVYPMTFRTPAGKVISFNSRLFSQRERDGSQAILGDGSSPAKWQLSRLTMLPNGIARVELNSFGREAIVNEFKAMLPQLQTAKGIILDIRQNGGGDTGIGAEILKYFTDEKKLVGSVWRTREHRAAFKAWGNYYATQKLDSAEAKSDFYQRALKTAKGDFWYKGDTMTFDNSVREPRLRAPVVVLAGNNTGSAAEDFLIIIRQLKSTRIPIIGEPSTGSTGQPMSFSLPGGGSARICTKRDTYADGTDFVGVGVIPDVLVAPTVQSLISGKDVVLDKAVSVLSASQPIVKKK
- a CDS encoding TonB-dependent receptor domain-containing protein — protein: MKTLLVIALFWLITLRCIGQVGSLTGVVLNERQQPVEYATVALLQPADSSFVKGGIADSTGHFTLQQLSAGVYLLRVTALGYRPFFSQRHTVETVESLVDVGRVQLSADSRNLNEVTVKGERPVVERSMGKLILNVTNSFFKTATNALDVLRRAPGLIVSQDGSISVKGQYAPVVYIEGKQLPLTAEELRGLAASDIEQIEVINNASAQFDGETRAVINIKLKRDKTLGWKGSLYSGFLQNQRYSGGELGGSATYKTRQWSYYGRLGYSINNNYLLGLGHRVVRSDTTRTEFVTDSWYKRTAMPLTYQFSADFTPNSAHQFGLLVKGNRTANIDRLTNLNQQQDYSANTINTQLLQTLNVTQGRNQSVALDLNYKGTINARGDQLTAFLDYASYATQKSQDFRNDYLTPEGNAVRSPMVMTGQFPSTIYIRSFRTDYSHSLGKAGKLEAGTKLTWTTTDSDLRYDTLAATGFVFDPSRSNRFLYDETILAAYGQWSGTIGKVEFNTGLRVEDTRSTGNSLTLNEVINRRYFRWLPSLNVQWKLSEANVLSAGFTRKMRRPAFWELNPFTLYVDPYMYTEGNPFLLPVTNNTADLTYTHRAITVSLNYRLDKDVFVQLPIQDDRTKIVRYTRVNLNTQQRAWFDVAVTHALTPWWKTQHYAQVQYAQTRSAYPTGGQIDSQAWSCYLDGRHTFTVGKGYTIDLSYYYSSPTVDYIYTVASNGSLSLGLQKSVLGGAGNLQLNASDLLNTYRELFYGQFQNLDVWTLQKRNSRQLSIRFTYAFGRSTFTRTNRTSGSADEENRAR
- a CDS encoding FtsX-like permease family protein, with translation MATAQALRRGREIGVRRVIGATRRRVFWQFLTETALIASLAAGMAIVLAYSFLPILRQWTQTPVPFGLDLIDWGFLLMLVGLVTGLAGTYPGLVLAGFKPVLVLNGQATQQQIQGLPLRRLLVIGQLAINMAFVTAVIVMSRQLAFWLQADAGFDADQRVTFPVYQNGNQDLVQFRRALLQIDGVEAVSYSSKAPIGGTINTYPVRFADRPAVEPYQLVTMVVDSAYVPIYAIKLLAGQQLPNRDTVSGFLLNETAVRMLGFSSPEQVIGKLLTIPYRDTLTKPIIGVVGDWRQSGFKSPILPTVLFTNHHSFSSCHLRLATGRKAAIMARVQTVWERYFPNNIYGEVHLDVIMTDFYAEEAQQLRFVQLAAGVAIGIGSVGLLGLVIFLTSRRTREIAIRKAVGASEGAIVWLFLREFALLLAIAFGLATPVVWWVMNQWLSRYESHIAFTPDLLLMGLLLVTITTLLTVLVHTLRAARTNPARALRTD
- a CDS encoding ABC transporter permease: MTGFRYAFGTLRRHPAYVALNTVSLALAIGSCLLLFWYIRFHQSVDRYHRQTDRVVRLVTELHERTVSYSSGIPTPVGPALRQDMPWLTAVAMVIGQEYRLIQVESRAGQLTDKFTEARTMAYVEPDYFRILDYTWLSGSPDTSLRQPFTAVVTKRLARKYFGVGNPIGRRLCMNNRLELTITGLLADLPDNTDQPYELFVSYKTLEYYAHSGTALDQWAGISSPTQCWVLLPTAESVTRLERQLVSFHRKRHPASLNTYQYRVLPLTAQHTAPNYYTGIRGDVLLVLAAIGGFSC
- a CDS encoding ABC transporter ATP-binding protein encodes the protein MIELRHIQKTYPSAAHETAVLMNLSLVVQAGEFVAIMGPSGCGKSTLLNLLGLLDDIDDGQYVFNQTDVTRLSERQKDQFRHRHIGIIFQRFNLIDELSIYENVELPLVYAGVASQERSRRVTDLLEQLRLMHRRHHRPAQLSGGQQQRTAIARALAVGPSLLLADEPTGNLDSVNREAVMRLLTDINEAGTTIIMVTHSELDALYAHRIVRMLDGQLMD